In Candidatus Leptovillus gracilis, one DNA window encodes the following:
- a CDS encoding alpha/beta fold hydrolase, translating into MDHRMFNAQVEAFVSEYRLLVWDARGHGQSQPIGGGFSLEQCAQDMLVILDELGVSQAILCGQSLGGYVAQHLYRRAPERVAAMILIGSTPIAKAYSRMEVWALKASLPLFRLWPYDHFTQTISRSTALTPAVQAYALQAARQVQPADFAAIWQAVTLAVDEKGDPGLRIDVPLLLLHGEWFSDLHESGNR; encoded by the coding sequence ATGGACCACCGCATGTTCAACGCCCAGGTCGAAGCGTTTGTCTCTGAGTACCGCCTCCTGGTCTGGGACGCCCGCGGACACGGCCAGTCACAGCCCATCGGTGGTGGCTTCTCACTGGAGCAGTGCGCCCAGGACATGCTGGTCATCCTCGATGAGTTGGGCGTCTCCCAGGCCATTCTCTGCGGCCAATCATTGGGCGGCTACGTCGCTCAACACCTTTACCGGCGCGCGCCAGAAAGGGTGGCGGCGATGATCCTCATCGGCTCCACCCCCATCGCCAAAGCGTACAGCCGAATGGAAGTGTGGGCGCTGAAAGCCTCGCTGCCACTCTTCCGCCTCTGGCCTTACGACCATTTCACACAGACCATCTCCCGCAGCACGGCGCTGACGCCGGCCGTGCAGGCCTATGCCCTGCAGGCGGCGCGGCAAGTTCAGCCGGCCGACTTCGCTGCCATCTGGCAAGCAGTCACCCTGGCAGTGGATGAGAAGGGCGACCCAGGCTTGCGCATAGATGTGCCACTGCTCCTGCTACATGGCGAGTGGTTTTCTGACCTTCATGAATCCGGGAATCGTTAA
- a CDS encoding alpha/beta hydrolase — translation MAHISRRKNILGFIGILFVGLAVWGGLWATYARSPLPEAVAALQSDEVIVVTAGPWLTFTPTQTAVDTGFIFYPGGRIDPRAYAGLLRTIAENGYLVVVPTMPINMAIFDVNVADEIIAAHPEIEQWVIGGHSVGGTSAALYVAAHPDQMDGLAIWSSYPADNSDISSLDIPVILLYGGNELGVTDESVGARKHLLPPDALYVRIEGGDHHQFGAYQLGTEANLATISREAQHAQILVAMLELLNAAARR, via the coding sequence ATGGCTCACATTTCCCGAAGAAAAAACATCCTGGGTTTCATTGGCATCCTGTTCGTCGGTCTGGCTGTTTGGGGCGGGTTGTGGGCAACTTACGCCCGGTCGCCTTTGCCGGAAGCGGTTGCCGCGTTACAGAGCGACGAGGTTATCGTCGTGACCGCTGGGCCCTGGTTGACGTTCACCCCGACGCAAACGGCCGTCGATACCGGCTTCATTTTCTACCCCGGCGGCCGGATTGATCCCCGCGCCTACGCCGGTTTGCTGCGAACCATCGCCGAAAATGGGTATCTGGTTGTCGTGCCGACCATGCCCATTAACATGGCGATATTTGACGTCAATGTCGCTGACGAAATCATCGCCGCCCACCCTGAAATTGAGCAATGGGTTATCGGGGGACACTCAGTTGGTGGTACGTCTGCCGCCTTATATGTCGCCGCCCATCCCGATCAAATGGACGGGTTAGCTATCTGGTCATCCTACCCGGCGGACAACAGCGACATTTCCAGCCTGGACATACCGGTGATTTTGCTTTATGGCGGTAATGAACTGGGTGTAACCGATGAAAGCGTGGGCGCCCGCAAACATCTGCTGCCGCCGGATGCGCTCTATGTCAGGATAGAGGGGGGCGACCATCACCAGTTCGGCGCTTATCAACTCGGCACTGAAGCTAACCTGGCGACTATAAGCCGCGAAGCCCAACACGCGCAAATTCTAGTGGCGATGCTTGAACTGCTAAACGCTGCCGCCCGAAGATAA
- a CDS encoding META domain-containing protein produces MAAATFSQPGASTMMACEEAVMTQATAFMAALTQTDSFTISEYAFRFLAVRSPSLRSNPPSDRHSLGSGELQ; encoded by the coding sequence ATGGCAGCAGCCACTTTCAGCCAGCCCGGCGCATCCACCATGATGGCCTGCGAAGAAGCGGTGATGACCCAGGCCACAGCCTTTATGGCAGCGTTGACTCAAACCGACAGCTTCACCATCAGCGAATACGCTTTCCGCTTTCTGGCGGTCAGGTCGCCATCTTTGCGCTCCAATCCACCGTCTGACCGGCACAGCCTGGGAAGTGGTGAACTACAATAA
- a CDS encoding SDR family NAD(P)-dependent oxidoreductase, whose amino-acid sequence MRKQTETRRVALITGANGAIGLAIARQLAALPGYELVLVGRNEARLAAVAALYQLCLRYTRGHD is encoded by the coding sequence ATGCGTAAACAGACAGAGACAAGGCGTGTCGCCCTGATAACAGGGGCGAATGGGGCCATCGGCCTGGCGATTGCCCGCCAGTTGGCCGCCCTGCCTGGATATGAACTGGTCCTGGTGGGCCGGAACGAGGCGCGTCTGGCGGCCGTCGCCGCGCTCTACCAACTCTGCCTCCGATATACTCGTGGGCACGATTGA
- a CDS encoding DUF3887 domain-containing protein yields the protein MQLRKTTLVLILLASLTLTALAACGPQATAAVSEAYVTTLAEEKMQALNDGDYATFTADFSDVLANAIPEDSFQDLRETILGASGRFESVTGLRLAQRQDARIRQLWYHLQIRGGGGTANPGICR from the coding sequence ATGCAATTGCGCAAAACAACTCTAGTCCTTATTCTCCTGGCTTCTCTGACCCTGACAGCCCTGGCCGCCTGCGGACCACAGGCGACGGCGGCCGTCTCCGAGGCATATGTCACCACGCTGGCGGAGGAGAAGATGCAGGCCCTTAACGATGGCGATTACGCCACCTTTACCGCCGACTTCAGCGATGTGCTGGCAAACGCGATACCGGAGGATAGTTTTCAGGATTTGCGGGAGACAATTCTGGGGGCCAGCGGTCGGTTTGAGTCCGTCACCGGATTGCGCCTGGCCCAACGCCAAGACGCCAGGATACGTCAACTATGGTATCACCTGCAAATTCGAGGAGGAGGAGGTACTGCTAACCCTGGTATATGCCGTTGA
- a CDS encoding META domain-containing protein yields the protein MHHAALVGAEHPGRGAYPLGEQFETSRAPVRQEQVCPTVTTTYEMRVLQRDRAVIFRQVTVNVSGAAPDPWSELVGRWVANFNNGRGGLVTPLLGTSLTMEFGASGGFDRQSSGCNTYSTSSQANGSNITIGLPAGTQILCSEPPPAWWNRNSIS from the coding sequence ATGCACCACGCTGCGCTGGTCGGTGCAGAACATCCAGGCCGTGGGGCTTATCCACTGGGCGAGCAGTTCGAGACTTCCCGCGCACCGGTCAGGCAGGAGCAAGTCTGCCCCACCGTCACCACGACGTATGAGATGCGCGTTTTGCAGCGCGATCGGGCCGTGATCTTCCGTCAGGTAACCGTCAACGTGAGCGGGGCGGCGCCTGATCCCTGGTCGGAACTCGTTGGGAGGTGGGTGGCGAATTTCAATAACGGCCGTGGTGGTCTTGTCACGCCGCTGCTTGGCACAAGCCTGACAATGGAGTTTGGGGCCAGCGGCGGTTTTGATCGGCAAAGCAGCGGCTGCAATACCTACTCCACATCCTCACAGGCCAATGGCAGTAATATCACCATTGGTTTGCCCGCTGGGACCCAAATACTCTGTTCGGAACCACCTCCGGCATGGTGGAACAGGAATTCGATTTCTTGA
- a CDS encoding META domain-containing protein produces MNYNNWRDAVVGLITGTEFLTYFGVEGDLSGNAGCNRYFASFTVSDGSIEIGCQAQLCASARNRASWSRKANFWPP; encoded by the coding sequence GTGAACTACAATAATTGGCGAGATGCTGTCGTCGGCCTCATCACTGGCACAGAATTTCTGACCTACTTTGGCGTGGAAGGCGACCTCAGCGGTAACGCCGGTTGTAACCGATACTTCGCCAGCTTTACGGTCAGTGATGGTTCCATAGAAATTGGATGCCAGGCTCAACTATGCGCTTCTGCGAGGAACCGGGCATCATGGAGCAGGAAAGCGAATTTCTGGCCGCCCTGA